A segment of the Desulfitobacterium dehalogenans ATCC 51507 genome:
CTGGATCCCAGTAAGACCCCTTCCTTTTCCACCACCGGGACGAAGACTACGGCATCCGCGGAATTAAGCCGGGGAACGGCATCTCCTTTTGCTTCTCAGACCTTCATCAGTGATCCGGAACAAATCTCCCGGGAATTGAGCCTGCTTCAGGATTACTATAACCTGGCCTTGGACAACCAAGAGGAAATCAAGCACACTCCCAGCATCTTTCCCTTAAAGATTGAAGCCGCCGTAGCCTCAGAGTTCGGTTATCGCCGCAATCCTTTTGGCGGATATTCCAAAGAGTTTCATAATGGGGTGGATCTTCCCTGTAACTACGGTACTGAGGTCTATGCGACGGCTTCCGGAGTGGTCTCAGTGTCCGGTTATGATCGGGTTTACGGTTACTTAATCGAAATCGATCACGGGGATGGAATCGAAACCATCTATGGCCATAACTCCCGTTTGCTGTTTAAAGTGGGAGAAAAAGTAGAAAAAGGCGACCTTATCGCCTATAGTGGAAACTCCGGTCGCAGCACCGGCGCTCATCTTCATTATGGTGCCCGGATCAATGGCAAGACCGTAGATCCTCTACAATTTACTGATTTTACAAAGGAGCAATGAACGCATGTGGGGTAAACCAGAAAGTCCGAAACGCAGTTCCAGTACTTTTCAAGCCAGTTCAAGTGAGACCACCTATATCGCCGCCGATGCAGAGTTTAATGGCAAA
Coding sequences within it:
- a CDS encoding M23 family metallopeptidase; protein product: MKNKYTFLMIPPDHGPARQFQITLKGKRLVISGLCSFALLMVGLFSYNLYLSHTVQSQQAQLAALEQLQQENKTKDQEIARLKEESLQVTQDISRIQDLELKLMSILNLDPSKTPSFSTTGTKTTASAELSRGTASPFASQTFISDPEQISRELSLLQDYYNLALDNQEEIKHTPSIFPLKIEAAVASEFGYRRNPFGGYSKEFHNGVDLPCNYGTEVYATASGVVSVSGYDRVYGYLIEIDHGDGIETIYGHNSRLLFKVGEKVEKGDLIAYSGNSGRSTGAHLHYGARINGKTVDPLQFTDFTKEQ